The window GCCCCTGGATCTCGCAAACCTCATTATCGACGACATGGAGCATAAGATGGCGATTCATTTCCCGTGGTATCGCAGTATCCAGTGATAGGCTCTTGTCCCGTCGCTGTTGCCGGTCCCTTTAAATTACAAGCAGCCGGCCGTGCTCCCGAAGCCAAAGCCTCCGGTCCCTGTAGTCGGAAACCATGGTCTCCAGAAAATCCCAGAATTGCCGCGAATGATTTTTTATTTTAATGTGGGCAAGCTCGTGGAGGATAACGTAATCTATCACGGAATAAGGCGCCATAACGAGCCGCCAGGTCAAGGAGATCCGGTTACTCGCGGAGCAGGATCCGTAACGGGTACGGGCGCTCGTGATGGTGAGACCCTTGGGGATGAGATTGTAGCGGCCGCCATAGCGGGCTAACCGT is drawn from Syntrophorhabdaceae bacterium and contains these coding sequences:
- a CDS encoding M48 family metallopeptidase, whose protein sequence is RLARYGGRYNLIPKGLTITSARTRYGSCSASNRISLTWRLVMAPYSVIDYVILHELAHIKIKNHSRQFWDFLETMVSDYRDRRLWLREHGRLLVI